The Streptomyces sp. NBC_01275 genome has a segment encoding these proteins:
- a CDS encoding CPBP family intramembrane glutamic endopeptidase, producing the protein MAESFPQERLSRRIFRDETLLVLGLSLGASGVSALISFVGSVTRPGGLKDQAATLNASAAPGRPWLDLAWQLFGIATALVPVALVAHFLLREGQGLRTLGFDRTRPWPDLGRGAAIAAVIGSTGIAFYLAARGLGFNLTVVPEALPDVWWKYPVLILSALQNAILEEVIVVGYLLRRLGQLGWTPGTALVASAVLRGSYHLYQGIGGFIGNMVMGVVFVYLYRRWGRVGPLVVAHSLLDIGAFVGYALLAGKVGWLPTA; encoded by the coding sequence GTGGCTGAATCATTTCCGCAGGAGCGGCTCTCGCGACGGATCTTCCGGGACGAGACGCTGCTCGTTCTGGGGCTTTCGCTCGGTGCGAGCGGTGTTTCCGCCCTGATCAGTTTTGTCGGATCGGTCACCCGGCCGGGAGGGCTCAAGGACCAGGCGGCGACGCTCAACGCCTCGGCCGCGCCGGGCCGTCCCTGGCTCGATCTCGCCTGGCAGCTCTTCGGCATCGCCACGGCGCTCGTGCCCGTCGCCCTCGTCGCGCACTTCCTGCTGCGCGAGGGGCAGGGGCTGCGGACGCTGGGCTTCGACCGCACCCGGCCGTGGCCGGACCTCGGGCGCGGGGCGGCGATCGCGGCGGTGATCGGCAGCACCGGCATCGCCTTCTACCTGGCGGCGCGCGGCCTCGGCTTCAACCTCACCGTGGTGCCGGAGGCGCTGCCCGACGTGTGGTGGAAGTATCCGGTGCTGATCCTGTCCGCGCTGCAGAACGCGATCCTCGAAGAGGTCATCGTCGTCGGCTATCTGCTGCGCCGGCTCGGCCAGTTGGGCTGGACGCCGGGGACCGCGCTGGTCGCCAGCGCCGTGCTGCGCGGCTCGTACCACCTCTACCAGGGCATCGGCGGCTTCATCGGCAACATGGTGATGGGCGTGGTGTTCGTCTACCTCTACCGGCGCTGGGGCCGGGTGGGCCCCCTGGTGGTGGCCCATTCACTGCTCGACATCGGGGCGTTCGTCGGGTACGCGCTGCTGGCGGGGAAGGTGGGGTGGCTGCCCACGGCGTGA
- a CDS encoding LacI family DNA-binding transcriptional regulator — MTADDTAPAPRAKVTITEIARQAGVSVPTVSRVVNGRSDVSPRTRARVEDLLRLHGYRKRRSAASAASPARAALLDLVFNDLDSPWAVEIIRGVEEVAHAAGVGTVVSAIHGRSGDAREWMRNLRSRASDGVILVTSALEPTLHEQLRILGVPIVVVDPMGSPSVDTPTIGAANWSGGLAATEHLLALGHRRIGLIAGPPRLLCSRARYDGYRAALEAAGLTVDESLVVPGDFHPESGFTGCTALLDLPEPPTALFAASDQMALGAIEALRRRGLRVPEDMSVVGFDDLPEVRWSAPPLTTVRQPLADMGKLAARTVLSLARGEHPDSPRVELGTELVVRSSTTAPRTAH, encoded by the coding sequence GTGACAGCGGACGACACGGCGCCCGCGCCCCGGGCCAAGGTCACCATCACCGAGATCGCCCGCCAGGCCGGCGTCTCGGTGCCGACCGTGTCCCGCGTGGTCAACGGCCGCTCCGACGTCTCGCCGCGGACCCGGGCCCGGGTCGAGGACCTGCTGCGCCTGCACGGCTACCGCAAGCGCCGCTCCGCCGCCTCCGCCGCCTCCCCCGCCCGCGCCGCCCTGCTCGACCTGGTCTTCAACGACCTCGACAGCCCCTGGGCGGTGGAGATCATCCGGGGCGTAGAGGAGGTCGCGCACGCGGCCGGCGTCGGCACGGTGGTCTCCGCGATCCACGGCCGCTCCGGCGACGCCCGCGAGTGGATGCGCAACCTGCGCTCCCGCGCCTCCGACGGCGTCATCCTCGTCACCTCGGCCCTGGAACCCACCCTGCACGAGCAGTTGCGCATCCTGGGCGTCCCGATCGTCGTCGTCGACCCCATGGGCTCCCCCAGCGTCGACACCCCGACCATCGGTGCCGCCAACTGGTCCGGCGGCCTGGCCGCCACCGAGCATCTACTCGCGCTCGGCCACCGCAGGATCGGCCTGATCGCGGGCCCGCCCCGGCTGCTGTGCTCCCGAGCCCGCTACGACGGCTACCGCGCGGCCCTGGAGGCGGCCGGCCTCACCGTCGACGAATCCCTCGTCGTCCCCGGCGACTTCCACCCCGAGTCGGGCTTCACCGGCTGCACCGCCCTCCTCGACCTGCCCGAACCGCCCACCGCCCTCTTCGCCGCCAGCGACCAGATGGCGCTCGGCGCGATCGAGGCGCTGCGCCGACGGGGCCTGCGCGTCCCGGAGGACATGAGCGTGGTGGGTTTCGACGACCTTCCGGAAGTCCGCTGGTCGGCCCCGCCATTGACCACCGTCCGCCAGCCCCTCGCCGACATGGGCAAGCTCGCCGCCCGCACGGTCCTGAGCCTGGCCCGCGGCGAGCACCCTGACTCGCCGCGGGTGGAACTGGGCACGGAACTGGTGGTCCGCTCCAGCACGACCGCCCCCAGAACAGCCCACTAG
- a CDS encoding glutamate--cysteine ligase, producing the protein MGEKVVAGAFDLSDRQHYRDKLRRCLTGLERLLDQKRFDRPKNLMGLEIELNLAGADGLPKMLNGQVLERIASRDFQTELAMFNLEVNIAPHRLGGRVFDRLAEELRTSLAYAHRKAGEVDAGIVMIGILPTLDRDDLVSTNLSDVDRYTLLNDQIVAARGEDFVLDIEGVERLSCTSKSIVPEAACTSVQLHLQVTPARFADVWNAAQAVVAAQIAVGANSPFLFGRELWRESRPPLFLQATDTRPPELQAQGVRPRTWFGERWISSAYELFEENLRFFPALLPLCDEEDPLEVLEAGGVPSLAELVLHNGTVYRWNRPVYGIADGVPHLRVENRVLPAGPTVTDVVANAAFYYGVVRALAEESRPVWTRLPFEVAEANFDAACRHGIDARLQWPRRGRLGGLGEVDAVSLVRDELLPLAEVGLDAWGVEPADRDLYLGVIDERCRRRANGATWQVETFHRAVEAGMPRGAALAATTRRYAELMHLGEPVHTWPVGLPEPVPV; encoded by the coding sequence ATGGGGGAGAAGGTCGTGGCAGGCGCGTTCGACCTGTCCGACCGTCAGCACTACCGGGACAAGCTCCGGCGGTGTCTGACGGGGTTGGAGCGGCTTCTGGACCAGAAGCGCTTCGACCGCCCCAAGAACCTCATGGGGCTGGAGATCGAGCTGAATCTCGCGGGCGCCGACGGCCTGCCGAAAATGCTGAATGGGCAAGTCCTCGAGAGGATCGCGAGCCGTGATTTCCAAACAGAACTCGCCATGTTCAACCTGGAAGTCAACATAGCCCCACATCGATTGGGCGGTCGGGTATTCGACCGGCTCGCCGAGGAACTTCGCACGTCGCTGGCATATGCCCATCGAAAGGCGGGCGAGGTCGACGCGGGAATCGTGATGATCGGTATTCTGCCGACGCTCGACCGGGACGACCTGGTCTCCACCAACCTTTCCGACGTCGACCGCTACACCCTCCTGAACGATCAGATCGTCGCTGCCCGGGGAGAGGACTTCGTCCTCGACATCGAGGGCGTGGAGCGGCTGTCGTGCACCTCGAAGTCGATCGTCCCGGAGGCCGCCTGCACCTCCGTGCAGCTGCATCTACAGGTCACACCGGCCCGGTTCGCCGACGTGTGGAACGCGGCGCAGGCCGTCGTCGCCGCGCAGATCGCCGTCGGCGCCAACTCGCCGTTCCTCTTCGGCCGCGAACTGTGGCGCGAATCCCGCCCGCCGCTGTTCCTCCAGGCCACCGACACCCGGCCGCCGGAACTCCAGGCACAGGGTGTACGGCCGCGGACCTGGTTCGGGGAGCGGTGGATCAGCTCGGCGTACGAGCTCTTCGAGGAGAACCTGCGCTTCTTCCCGGCGCTGCTGCCCCTCTGCGACGAGGAGGACCCGCTGGAGGTCCTGGAGGCGGGCGGGGTGCCCTCGCTCGCCGAGCTCGTGCTCCACAACGGCACCGTCTACCGCTGGAACCGGCCCGTCTACGGCATCGCCGACGGCGTCCCGCACCTGCGCGTGGAGAACCGCGTCCTGCCCGCCGGGCCCACCGTGACCGACGTGGTCGCCAACGCGGCCTTCTACTACGGCGTCGTCCGCGCGCTGGCCGAGGAGTCCCGGCCGGTGTGGACCCGGCTGCCGTTCGAGGTGGCCGAAGCCAACTTCGACGCCGCGTGCCGCCACGGCATCGACGCGCGCCTGCAGTGGCCGCGGCGCGGACGGCTGGGCGGGCTCGGGGAGGTGGACGCGGTGAGTCTCGTACGGGACGAGCTGTTGCCGCTGGCGGAGGTCGGGCTGGACGCGTGGGGGGTGGAACCGGCCGATCGGGACCTGTACCTGGGCGTCATCGACGAGCGGTGCCGGCGGCGGGCCAACGGGGCGACCTGGCAGGTGGAGACCTTCCATCGGGCGGTGGAGGCGGGGATGCCACGGGGCGCTGCGCTGGCCGCGACGACGCGTCGGTATGCGGAGCTGATGCATCTGGGGGAGCCGGTGCATACGTGGCCTGTGGGGTTGCCTGAGCCGGTGCCCGTGTGA
- a CDS encoding carbohydrate ABC transporter permease → MTSTFLPDKRSGPDVDPPPPVAGSTRGRARRRALHWLTAVGFQAPALVLFGTLVLLPMLFALYASFFRWGGFGMPEDFVGGDNFTRLLDDPVFLGDLWRCLVLVVLSLALQLPFALALAVALNQRIRGRAVYRMLFFAPYILSEAITGVLFSMIFAPDDGLADHVLGAIGLDGVGGQWFADPSTVMATLFLVMTWKYFGFHMMLYLAGLQSIPAELTEAALIDGAGPWQRFRNVTLPLLAPTLRISVFLSVIGSVQLFDLVWVITAGGPDHHSETMAVTMFQYGFKRYQVGYASAISVAMFGISLVFALAYQRFVLRRDLEGATTTMRGGGS, encoded by the coding sequence ATGACCTCCACCTTCCTCCCGGACAAGCGCAGCGGCCCGGACGTCGACCCGCCGCCCCCGGTCGCGGGCTCGACCCGGGGCCGGGCGCGACGGCGTGCACTGCACTGGCTCACCGCCGTCGGCTTCCAGGCGCCCGCCCTGGTGCTGTTCGGCACGCTCGTGCTGCTGCCGATGCTGTTCGCGCTGTACGCCTCGTTCTTCCGCTGGGGCGGCTTCGGCATGCCCGAGGACTTCGTCGGCGGCGACAACTTCACCCGGCTCCTCGACGACCCGGTGTTCCTGGGCGACCTGTGGCGCTGTCTGGTCCTGGTCGTCCTCTCGCTCGCCCTCCAACTGCCGTTCGCGCTCGCCCTGGCGGTCGCGCTCAACCAGCGGATCCGCGGCCGGGCGGTGTACCGGATGCTGTTCTTCGCGCCGTACATCCTCTCCGAGGCGATCACCGGCGTGCTGTTCAGCATGATCTTCGCCCCGGACGACGGTCTCGCCGACCACGTCCTCGGCGCGATCGGCCTGGACGGGGTGGGCGGGCAGTGGTTCGCCGATCCGTCCACCGTCATGGCCACCCTGTTCCTGGTCATGACATGGAAGTACTTCGGCTTCCACATGATGCTCTACCTGGCCGGACTCCAGTCCATCCCGGCCGAGTTGACCGAGGCCGCGCTGATCGACGGCGCCGGGCCCTGGCAGCGCTTCCGCAACGTCACCCTGCCGCTGCTCGCGCCGACCCTGCGCATCAGCGTCTTCCTGTCCGTGATCGGCTCGGTCCAGCTCTTCGACCTGGTGTGGGTCATCACCGCCGGCGGCCCCGACCACCACTCCGAGACGATGGCCGTGACCATGTTCCAGTACGGCTTCAAGCGCTACCAGGTCGGCTACGCCAGCGCGATCAGCGTCGCCATGTTCGGCATCAGCCTCGTCTTCGCCCTCGCCTACCAGCGGTTCGTGCTCCGGCGCGACCTCGAAGGGGCGACCACGACCATGCGGGGAGGCGGTTCGTGA
- a CDS encoding carbohydrate ABC transporter permease, with translation MAVPLVYAVLSGFKTTDELSRNPIGLPDSWVVSNYTDILGSGSFWQLVGSSTLIAAGTTLVVVAVSALAAFSFARFAFRGREVMFTLFTMGLMFPFAVAALPLFLLLRSLDLLDNPLGVILPQAAFGLPMTIVILRGFFREIPAELEEAATLDGCGPLGFFWRILLPMARPALGTVSVLAVVGSWNNFFLPLLVFNEPTWWTIPIGVQQFQGQYSAEYARVFAYLVLAMVPALAFYSVAERQLVGGLTAGATKG, from the coding sequence ATGGCCGTACCCCTGGTCTATGCCGTCCTGTCCGGCTTCAAGACCACCGACGAGCTCTCCCGCAACCCCATCGGCCTGCCCGACTCCTGGGTCGTCTCCAACTACACCGACATCCTGGGCTCCGGCTCGTTCTGGCAGCTGGTCGGCAGCAGCACCCTCATCGCGGCCGGTACGACCCTGGTGGTCGTCGCGGTGTCCGCGCTCGCCGCGTTCTCCTTCGCCCGGTTCGCCTTCCGAGGGCGGGAGGTGATGTTCACCCTGTTCACGATGGGGCTGATGTTCCCCTTCGCGGTGGCCGCGCTGCCGTTGTTCCTGCTGCTGCGCTCCCTGGACCTGCTGGACAACCCGCTCGGCGTGATCCTCCCGCAGGCCGCCTTCGGGCTGCCGATGACCATCGTCATCCTGCGCGGCTTCTTCCGGGAGATTCCGGCCGAGCTGGAGGAGGCGGCCACCCTCGACGGCTGCGGGCCGCTCGGCTTCTTCTGGCGGATCCTGCTGCCGATGGCCCGGCCCGCTCTCGGCACGGTGTCCGTCCTCGCCGTGGTCGGCAGCTGGAACAACTTCTTCCTGCCGCTGCTGGTCTTCAACGAGCCCACCTGGTGGACCATCCCGATCGGCGTGCAGCAGTTCCAGGGCCAGTACTCGGCGGAGTACGCCCGCGTCTTCGCGTATCTCGTCCTCGCCATGGTTCCCGCCCTGGCCTTCTACTCCGTCGCCGAGCGTCAGCTCGTCGGCGGCCTCACCGCCGGCGCGACGAAGGGATGA
- a CDS encoding endo-1,4-beta-xylanase, giving the protein MRRTSTRLRLVGALAGALMAVGAAAPAAQAHCEDPPTLADLAQRHGRYFGSATDNPELADTAYTKILGSEFDMITPGNGMKWYATEPQQGVFDWTNGDEIVNLARANHQKVRAHTLVWHSQLPGWLTGKEWTADELRAVLKKHIQTEVRHYRGKVYSWDVVNEAFNEDGTYRETLFYKTLGPGYIADALRWAHQADPKAKLYLNDYNIEAVGPKSDAYYALAQELKTQGVPLDGIGLQAHLALQYGYPTTLEDNLRRFSRLGLDTALTEVDVRMLLPATEEKLAQQADWYRDMTEACLAVRRCVGITVWDYTDRYSWIPAFFPGQGAALPWDEQLAPKPAYDAIREALS; this is encoded by the coding sequence ATGCGCAGGACCAGCACCCGGCTCAGACTCGTCGGCGCCCTCGCCGGGGCGCTCATGGCCGTCGGGGCCGCCGCCCCGGCCGCCCAGGCCCACTGCGAGGACCCGCCCACCCTCGCCGACCTCGCCCAGCGTCACGGCCGCTACTTCGGCAGCGCCACCGACAACCCCGAACTCGCCGACACCGCCTACACGAAGATCCTCGGCAGCGAGTTCGACATGATCACCCCCGGCAACGGCATGAAGTGGTACGCCACCGAGCCGCAACAGGGCGTCTTCGACTGGACCAACGGCGACGAGATCGTGAACCTCGCGCGCGCGAACCACCAGAAGGTCCGCGCCCACACCCTCGTCTGGCACAGCCAACTGCCCGGCTGGCTCACCGGCAAGGAGTGGACGGCCGACGAGCTGCGCGCCGTCCTGAAGAAGCACATCCAGACCGAGGTACGCCACTACCGGGGCAAGGTCTACTCCTGGGACGTCGTCAACGAGGCGTTCAACGAGGACGGCACCTACCGCGAGACGCTCTTCTACAAGACCCTCGGGCCCGGCTACATCGCCGACGCCCTGCGCTGGGCCCACCAGGCCGACCCGAAGGCCAAGCTCTACCTCAACGACTACAACATCGAGGCGGTCGGCCCGAAGAGCGACGCCTACTACGCCCTCGCCCAGGAGCTGAAGACTCAGGGCGTCCCCCTCGACGGCATCGGCCTCCAGGCCCATCTCGCCCTCCAGTACGGCTATCCGACGACCCTCGAGGACAACCTCCGCCGCTTCTCCCGCCTCGGCCTGGACACCGCGCTCACCGAGGTCGACGTACGGATGCTGCTGCCCGCGACCGAGGAGAAGCTGGCCCAACAGGCCGACTGGTACCGGGACATGACGGAGGCGTGCCTCGCGGTGCGGCGGTGCGTCGGGATCACCGTCTGGGACTACACCGACAGATACTCGTGGATCCCGGCGTTCTTCCCCGGTCAGGGGGCCGCGCTGCCCTGGGACGAGCAGCTCGCGCCGAAGCCGGCGTATGACGCGATCCGGGAGGCGTTGAGCTAG
- a CDS encoding DUF5999 family protein has translation MCQHQPPCPTATSADRESARLMAHHPEQGWSLLCNGVLLFEDTGELLPDGRVIAPHRVVTAA, from the coding sequence ATGTGCCAGCACCAGCCACCGTGCCCGACAGCGACGTCAGCCGACCGGGAGTCCGCCCGCCTCATGGCGCACCACCCGGAACAGGGCTGGAGCCTGCTGTGCAACGGCGTCCTGCTCTTCGAGGACACCGGTGAGCTCCTGCCGGACGGCAGGGTCATCGCCCCGCACCGGGTCGTGACCGCAGCCTGA
- a CDS encoding substrate-binding and VWA domain-containing protein: MGRHSLPDQYGAGGSDPRPRRRRRSVALATALVLTVAGSAAAAVQSGLLSFGSSCREHPVRLTVAASPDLAPALTVAAKQARDSGLTSDGQCLAVTVSARESSEVTDTLAAGKDPHAQVWVADSDLWVQRVTADHGATQVTVTGNVASTPVGVAMTPTAAKSLGWPKKTYSWLELAGATLRDDSVRLGAADPARSATGLLALTRLSAAATAVKDGDTLAAAMMKTLSQHASATDPQVLRTLPRDASAAEQDNPERNQAVVVTEQAAFTHNSAAEAGARLDLFYPKDGSPRLDYPYTLVDKTRLSTDESRAALRFMTYLRLPEQHRLLREHGFRTSDYDAPRAVVTTAGGRSPQPYAEPAAQPASDTAVEEALGMWTITVQSARLTTVVDASSSMAEPVPGTGRSRMDVTKASLLRALAAFTPDDEIGLWEFSAKLDGDRDYRVLVPTGRLGDSAADGDGTQRDALSAAFADLAPVANGATGLYDTTLAAYKAATSSYVKGEFNALVILTDGVNQDPGSISRTTLLTELQKLASPQRPVPLIMIAVGPDADREEADQIAQATGGSGQSVSDPAQIQTVILKAIVAAGTQESPN, translated from the coding sequence ATGGGACGTCACAGCTTGCCCGATCAGTACGGGGCGGGCGGCAGCGACCCCCGTCCTCGCAGGCGCCGTCGCTCCGTGGCCCTCGCGACCGCCCTCGTCCTCACCGTCGCCGGCTCCGCCGCGGCCGCCGTGCAGAGCGGGCTGCTCTCCTTCGGCTCCTCCTGCCGCGAGCACCCCGTGCGGCTGACCGTGGCCGCGTCCCCGGACCTGGCCCCGGCGCTGACGGTCGCGGCGAAGCAGGCGCGCGACAGCGGCCTCACCTCCGACGGGCAGTGCCTGGCCGTCACCGTCTCGGCGCGCGAGTCGTCCGAGGTCACGGACACGCTCGCCGCGGGGAAAGACCCGCACGCCCAGGTGTGGGTGGCCGACTCGGACCTGTGGGTCCAGCGAGTCACCGCCGACCACGGGGCGACCCAGGTGACCGTCACGGGCAACGTCGCCTCCACTCCCGTCGGGGTGGCGATGACGCCCACCGCCGCGAAGTCGTTGGGCTGGCCGAAGAAGACGTACAGCTGGCTCGAGCTGGCCGGGGCCACCCTGCGGGACGACTCCGTGCGGCTCGGTGCGGCCGATCCGGCGCGCAGCGCGACCGGGCTGCTGGCGCTGACGCGGCTCAGCGCCGCCGCGACCGCGGTCAAGGACGGGGACACCCTGGCCGCGGCGATGATGAAAACGCTCTCGCAGCACGCCTCCGCCACCGACCCGCAGGTCCTGCGGACGCTCCCGCGCGACGCCTCGGCGGCCGAACAGGACAACCCCGAGCGCAACCAGGCGGTCGTCGTCACCGAGCAGGCCGCGTTCACCCACAACTCCGCCGCGGAGGCCGGCGCCCGCCTCGACCTCTTCTACCCGAAGGACGGCTCGCCCCGGCTCGACTACCCGTACACGCTCGTCGACAAGACGAGGCTGAGCACCGACGAGAGCCGGGCGGCACTGCGGTTCATGACGTATCTGCGCCTGCCCGAGCAGCACAGACTGCTACGGGAACACGGCTTCCGGACGTCGGACTACGACGCCCCGCGGGCGGTGGTGACCACGGCCGGCGGCCGCAGCCCCCAGCCCTACGCCGAACCGGCCGCCCAGCCCGCCTCGGACACGGCCGTGGAGGAGGCGCTGGGCATGTGGACGATCACCGTGCAGAGCGCCCGGCTCACCACGGTCGTCGACGCCTCCTCCTCCATGGCGGAGCCGGTGCCCGGCACGGGCCGCTCCCGCATGGACGTCACCAAGGCCTCCCTGCTCCGGGCCCTCGCCGCCTTCACCCCCGACGACGAGATCGGCCTGTGGGAGTTCTCCGCCAAGCTGGACGGCGACCGGGACTACCGCGTCCTGGTCCCGACCGGGCGGCTCGGCGACAGCGCGGCCGACGGCGACGGCACCCAGCGGGACGCGCTGTCGGCGGCCTTCGCGGACCTCGCCCCCGTGGCGAACGGCGCGACGGGTCTGTACGACACCACCCTCGCCGCGTACAAGGCGGCGACCTCCTCCTATGTCAAGGGCGAGTTCAACGCCCTGGTGATCCTCACCGACGGAGTCAACCAGGACCCGGGCAGCATCTCCCGCACCACCCTCCTCACCGAACTCCAGAAGCTCGCCAGCCCCCAGCGCCCGGTCCCCCTCATCATGATCGCCGTAGGTCCCGACGCCGACCGAGAAGAGGCCGACCAGATAGCCCAGGCCACCGGAGGCTCGGGCCAGTCGGTGAGCGACCCGGCCCAGATCCAGACGGTGATCCTGAAGGCGATCGTGGCAGCGGGCACACAGGAAAGCCCGAACTAG
- a CDS encoding extracellular solute-binding protein: MGDPALSRRGFLAASAAAGLSMTALSACGGDSDGGSSGTTTIEWWNISTTQPAKDVWAGLAKKFEAQNPKVKIKIVQLENDAYKSKMTALTASGKLPDIFHTWGGGVLKQQVDAGLVEDLTDRTKEWRDGLLSVAREPYLIDDKAYGIPFDMGMIGFWYNKALFKQAGVSAPPTTWSGFLDAVRKLKSAGVTPLALAGKEKWPGMYYWAYLAMRTAGLDALRKAGDDKDFTGDGFVQAGQHLQDLVDLQPFQKGFLGAAYSTPTGQAAAVGNGKAAMELMGQWAPAVEADAGKGLGADLGFFPFPAVEGGEGVITEVFGGGGGHALRKGAPQAAVDFLEFFASAATDTELVKKTGVLPVVPSAESAVADPNIQAVQAQLKAATGFQLYLDQAYAPALGQEVNDSVAALIAGSKSPQQVTESITKVAKEEQ; this comes from the coding sequence ATGGGCGACCCGGCACTGTCCCGCCGCGGCTTCCTGGCGGCCTCCGCCGCGGCCGGTCTGAGCATGACGGCACTGAGCGCCTGCGGCGGCGACTCGGACGGAGGGTCGTCGGGGACGACCACGATCGAGTGGTGGAACATCTCCACCACCCAGCCGGCCAAGGACGTCTGGGCCGGTCTCGCCAAGAAGTTCGAGGCCCAGAACCCCAAGGTGAAGATCAAGATCGTCCAGCTGGAGAACGACGCCTACAAGTCGAAGATGACGGCGCTGACCGCCTCCGGGAAGTTGCCCGACATCTTCCACACCTGGGGCGGCGGCGTGCTGAAGCAGCAGGTCGACGCCGGGCTCGTGGAGGATCTGACGGACCGCACGAAGGAGTGGCGGGACGGTCTGCTGTCGGTCGCCCGGGAGCCGTACCTCATCGACGACAAGGCCTACGGCATCCCGTTCGACATGGGCATGATCGGCTTCTGGTACAACAAGGCGCTCTTCAAGCAGGCCGGCGTCAGCGCGCCCCCCACCACCTGGAGCGGCTTCCTCGACGCCGTACGGAAGCTGAAGTCCGCCGGGGTCACCCCGCTCGCCCTGGCCGGCAAGGAGAAGTGGCCCGGCATGTACTACTGGGCGTATCTCGCGATGCGCACCGCCGGTCTCGACGCCCTGCGGAAGGCCGGGGACGACAAGGACTTCACCGGGGACGGGTTCGTGCAGGCCGGGCAGCACCTCCAGGACCTGGTCGATCTGCAGCCGTTCCAGAAGGGGTTCCTCGGGGCCGCCTACTCCACCCCCACGGGCCAGGCGGCCGCCGTCGGCAACGGCAAGGCGGCGATGGAGCTCATGGGGCAGTGGGCCCCGGCGGTGGAGGCCGACGCGGGCAAGGGGCTCGGCGCGGACCTCGGGTTCTTCCCGTTCCCGGCGGTCGAGGGCGGCGAGGGCGTGATCACCGAGGTGTTCGGCGGAGGCGGCGGGCACGCCCTGCGCAAGGGCGCCCCGCAGGCGGCCGTCGACTTCCTGGAGTTCTTCGCCTCGGCCGCCACCGACACCGAGCTGGTCAAGAAGACCGGCGTGCTGCCGGTGGTGCCGTCCGCCGAGAGCGCCGTCGCCGACCCCAACATCCAGGCCGTACAAGCCCAGTTGAAGGCCGCCACCGGCTTCCAGCTCTATCTCGACCAGGCGTACGCGCCCGCCCTCGGCCAGGAGGTCAACGACAGCGTCGCCGCCCTCATCGCCGGCTCCAAGTCGCCCCAGCAGGTCACCGAGTCGATCACCAAGGTCGCCAAGGAAGAGCAGTAG